One segment of Arcanobacterium phocae DNA contains the following:
- a CDS encoding HU family DNA-binding protein, with protein MSLNRTELIAKIAEEAGITKTDADKAMSALQSVLVDSLAKGEAVKITGLMSVERTERAERKGRNPRTGEEIKIPAGYGVKISAGSTLKKAVAK; from the coding sequence ATGTCCCTCAACCGTACAGAGCTTATTGCCAAGATTGCTGAAGAAGCTGGCATCACCAAGACTGACGCTGATAAGGCTATGTCTGCACTACAGTCCGTTCTCGTTGATTCCCTTGCCAAGGGCGAAGCAGTGAAGATTACCGGTCTCATGTCCGTTGAGCGTACCGAGCGTGCAGAGCGCAAGGGCCGCAACCCACGTACCGGCGAAGAAATCAAGATCCCAGCCGGTTACGGCGTCAAGATCTCTGCTGGTTCAACCTTGAAGAAGGCTGTTGCTAAGTGA
- a CDS encoding DUF3039 domain-containing protein, which yields MSISDPNARPSEPGQPQAPSLNPSSTTAVLEHTEEQKAPGDDERFAHYVRKDRIVQSAVEGGPVVALCGKVWTPVRNPDKYPLCPTCKAIYEQMGNMGNSWPFGPNVPGKGGSGNGAGGEQ from the coding sequence ATGTCTATTTCAGATCCGAATGCTCGTCCTTCTGAGCCTGGTCAGCCACAAGCACCAAGCCTGAATCCATCGTCAACTACTGCTGTTCTTGAACATACCGAAGAACAAAAAGCACCGGGCGATGATGAACGGTTCGCTCATTACGTTCGCAAAGATCGTATTGTGCAATCAGCTGTTGAAGGTGGCCCAGTGGTGGCCTTGTGTGGGAAAGTGTGGACACCTGTGCGTAACCCAGATAAGTACCCGCTGTGTCCTACATGCAAAGCAATCTATGAGCAGATGGGGAATATGGGCAATAGTTGGCCGTTCGGTCCCAATGTTCCAGGTAAGGGAGGATCAGGCAACGGCGCTGGGGGCGAACAATGA
- a CDS encoding DEAD/DEAH box helicase, with protein sequence MSSELKGSAHTPQTASVSAAENLPPVFPRRAAWGTAGSLRAWQAAALEQFMATMPQDFLAVATPGAGKTTFALRVATELMARREVNEIVVVAPTEHLKYQWAEAGARVGLQLDPDFSNSNIGLGSSFNGACVTYAQVARAPMFHRQRIASRKTLVILDEVHHGGDNLSWGDAIRVAFSVAKHRLSLTGTPFRSDTSAIPFVTYEPDGDGVYRSKADYTYGYAEALRDFVVRPVMFMSYTGNMQWQTKHGEVMEATLGEPLTKDLIAQAWRTALDPSGEWIQAVLKAADERLNVVRRSVPDAGGLVIATDHKTAKAYAGLLDKITGEKTTVVLSDDNTASDKIAQFSAGTSRWMVAVRMVSEGVDVPRLCVGVYATSASTPLFFAQAIGRFVRSRKRGETASVFLPSVPRLLGLAGELEAQRDHALNKPSSDEEQQGWDDESLAEANREEKASDDLEGPGYRALSAAATFDKVVFDGDDFGSWAEVGSDEEADFLGIPGLLEPDDVATLLRQHQHDQQSKAAKRPASGTAPVMNSRRRREKRQELSKIVSAYSAKTGRAHALIHTDLRNACGGPEVARASLEQIEARIAQLQRWFVGRK encoded by the coding sequence ATGAGTTCTGAGCTGAAAGGCTCAGCACACACGCCACAAACTGCGTCTGTTTCGGCAGCTGAAAATCTTCCTCCGGTATTCCCGCGTCGTGCGGCGTGGGGTACTGCGGGGTCTTTGCGTGCCTGGCAGGCGGCAGCGCTAGAGCAGTTTATGGCAACTATGCCACAGGATTTTCTGGCCGTGGCTACTCCAGGTGCTGGAAAAACGACCTTCGCTCTTCGCGTTGCCACGGAGCTGATGGCCCGCCGCGAGGTCAATGAAATCGTTGTGGTCGCACCAACTGAGCATTTGAAATACCAGTGGGCGGAAGCTGGCGCCCGAGTAGGCTTACAGCTAGACCCGGATTTTTCGAACTCGAATATCGGTTTAGGTTCGTCGTTTAACGGTGCCTGCGTGACGTACGCACAGGTGGCCCGTGCGCCGATGTTCCATCGCCAGCGTATTGCCTCGCGAAAAACGCTAGTTATTTTGGACGAGGTGCACCACGGTGGCGATAATCTTTCATGGGGTGACGCTATCCGGGTGGCATTTTCGGTAGCGAAGCATCGGCTAAGCCTTACTGGAACACCGTTCCGTTCGGATACGTCGGCTATCCCATTCGTGACCTATGAGCCTGATGGTGACGGCGTTTATCGCTCAAAGGCAGACTACACCTATGGTTATGCCGAAGCCTTACGTGATTTCGTGGTCCGTCCAGTCATGTTTATGTCTTATACCGGCAATATGCAGTGGCAAACCAAGCATGGCGAAGTGATGGAAGCAACGCTTGGCGAACCCCTCACAAAAGATCTGATCGCGCAAGCTTGGCGCACGGCTCTGGACCCGAGCGGTGAATGGATTCAAGCTGTGCTTAAAGCAGCCGATGAACGGTTAAACGTCGTTCGGCGAAGCGTTCCCGACGCTGGTGGCCTAGTAATCGCGACCGATCACAAAACCGCGAAAGCATACGCTGGACTTCTAGATAAAATCACTGGCGAAAAAACTACTGTGGTGCTCTCGGATGACAACACTGCCTCAGATAAAATCGCCCAGTTTTCTGCCGGTACCAGCCGATGGATGGTGGCGGTACGCATGGTATCTGAGGGAGTGGACGTTCCACGCTTGTGCGTAGGAGTATATGCAACGTCTGCTTCGACGCCACTCTTTTTCGCCCAGGCAATTGGCCGTTTCGTGCGTTCTCGCAAGCGTGGCGAGACAGCGTCGGTATTTTTACCATCGGTGCCTCGGCTACTGGGGCTCGCCGGGGAGCTGGAAGCCCAACGAGACCATGCGCTGAATAAACCGTCATCTGACGAAGAGCAACAAGGCTGGGATGACGAATCCTTGGCAGAAGCTAACCGTGAAGAGAAAGCTTCTGATGATTTGGAAGGCCCCGGGTATCGGGCACTTTCGGCGGCAGCTACCTTCGATAAGGTCGTCTTTGACGGCGACGATTTCGGCTCGTGGGCAGAAGTCGGCTCGGATGAGGAAGCTGATTTCTTGGGCATTCCGGGGTTGCTGGAGCCCGACGACGTTGCCACCTTGTTGCGCCAACATCAGCATGATCAACAAAGTAAAGCCGCTAAGCGTCCCGCATCTGGTACGGCTCCGGTGATGAATTCGCGTCGTCGTCGGGAAAAACGGCAAGAATTATCAAAAATCGTGTCAGCATATTCGGCGAAAACTGGGAGAGCACACGCTCTTATCCACACTGATCTGCGCAATGCGTGTGGTGGGCCAGAAGTAGCTCGTGCCTCGCTGGAACAGATCGAGGCACGTATCGCTCAGTTGCAGCGCTGGTTTGTTGGGCGTAAATAA
- a CDS encoding nicotinate phosphoribosyltransferase, whose product MKHSLSTALLTDMYELTMIESAFETGRAELPCVFEVFGRRLPGSRRYGVVAGTGRILEALQDFTFDDDEIAYLRDAHVVGERTLEFLKNWRFTGDIYGYAEGECYFPYSPLLTVVGTFAECVVLETLVLSILNYDSAVATAASRVTIAAHDRPCLEMGARRTHEYSAVAAARAAVIGGFVGTSDLEAGRRYGISTIGTAAHSFTLLHDSEDEAFAAQIRTLGPNTTLLVDTYNIHDGVEKAVAAARAAGGELGAVRIDSGDLVAQAFQVRAQLDELGATTTKITVTSDLDEYAIAALNAAPVDAYGVGTKLVTGSGHPTAQLVYKLVARKDEETDTWIGVSKRSESKTSRGGLKVAGRKYDVTGRATAELIVTVDDFEDGIAYLKEQGARPLQVILVSGGDIQDEYMNATALGRAAERHRSSRAALPYNAWRLSEGEPGIRTEFVDIR is encoded by the coding sequence ATGAAACATTCTTTGAGTACCGCTCTGCTAACGGATATGTATGAGCTGACAATGATCGAGTCAGCTTTCGAAACTGGGCGCGCTGAATTACCGTGCGTCTTCGAAGTATTTGGCCGCCGTCTCCCCGGTTCACGGCGTTACGGTGTAGTCGCGGGCACGGGACGTATTTTAGAAGCTCTGCAAGATTTCACGTTTGACGACGACGAAATTGCCTACTTGCGTGATGCCCATGTTGTTGGCGAGCGCACCTTGGAGTTTTTGAAGAACTGGCGTTTTACTGGAGATATTTATGGGTATGCCGAAGGTGAATGTTACTTCCCGTACTCGCCGTTACTTACGGTAGTCGGCACTTTTGCAGAGTGTGTTGTACTGGAAACTCTCGTTTTGTCGATCTTGAATTATGATTCAGCGGTGGCGACGGCGGCCTCGCGAGTGACGATTGCGGCACACGATCGCCCATGCTTAGAGATGGGGGCACGCCGCACCCATGAATACAGCGCAGTTGCGGCAGCCCGTGCAGCGGTTATTGGGGGTTTCGTGGGAACTTCTGATCTGGAAGCTGGACGCCGGTACGGCATTTCGACGATTGGCACGGCAGCGCACTCGTTTACTTTGCTTCATGATTCCGAAGATGAGGCGTTTGCGGCTCAGATCCGCACTCTTGGTCCGAACACTACATTGCTTGTGGACACCTACAACATTCACGACGGCGTAGAGAAGGCAGTTGCGGCAGCACGCGCAGCTGGCGGCGAGCTCGGCGCGGTTCGTATCGATTCTGGTGATTTGGTTGCCCAAGCGTTCCAAGTTCGTGCTCAACTAGACGAATTAGGTGCAACGACGACGAAGATCACCGTCACCTCAGACTTGGACGAGTACGCTATTGCGGCATTGAACGCTGCTCCGGTGGACGCCTACGGCGTCGGCACAAAGCTTGTGACGGGGTCTGGTCATCCTACAGCGCAGCTCGTGTATAAGTTAGTGGCGCGCAAGGACGAAGAAACAGATACCTGGATTGGAGTCAGTAAGCGGTCTGAGTCTAAGACCTCTCGTGGTGGACTAAAGGTTGCTGGCCGCAAGTACGATGTCACCGGCCGAGCCACTGCAGAATTAATCGTCACTGTCGATGATTTCGAAGACGGAATTGCTTACCTTAAGGAACAAGGTGCTCGCCCACTTCAAGTTATCTTGGTGTCTGGTGGCGATATTCAAGATGAATATATGAACGCTACTGCGTTGGGCCGAGCCGCCGAACGTCATCGTTCTTCTCGCGCTGCACTGCCATACAACGCATGGCGTCTGTCCGAAGGTGAGCCTGGTATTCGGACCGAATTCGTCGATATTCGATAA
- the clpS gene encoding ATP-dependent Clp protease adapter ClpS, whose translation MTNSVPETHSAPAEHGLPEAQWRTVVHNDPVNLMTYVQWVFETYFGMTPTVARARMLTVHREGRAVVASGGRESMERHVQALHGYGLRATLEQED comes from the coding sequence GTGACTAATTCTGTTCCTGAAACTCACAGTGCACCCGCTGAGCATGGTTTGCCTGAAGCTCAGTGGCGCACTGTTGTCCATAATGATCCCGTTAACCTGATGACCTATGTCCAGTGGGTTTTCGAAACTTATTTTGGGATGACACCAACCGTAGCGCGTGCTCGGATGCTAACGGTTCATCGAGAGGGACGGGCAGTGGTTGCTAGTGGCGGGCGTGAATCGATGGAACGCCATGTTCAGGCGCTCCACGGATATGGCCTGCGAGCAACCTTAGAACAGGAGGACTGA
- a CDS encoding DUF2017 family protein, with the protein MRAFLAVRGGYEAQLDDEERAMMMGLASDVVVILGSHVDRELDRRQRIAEDPFAAFEDQFTAIEKRVEDDGDENLFTVPDLPMDDALERLLPDMSEDPELAAELRAITEESVAATKIDHLVSMYETLSAIPEGIMDVTITNDAAPAWLAAMNDIRLVLSMRLEIADDDDAARIYERAGVFTGTSSRDTSGLPPIETQEDMMAVLYAMVTWWQESLISAVRHKSLRG; encoded by the coding sequence ATGCGCGCATTTTTGGCGGTACGCGGGGGATATGAGGCCCAACTAGATGACGAAGAGCGGGCCATGATGATGGGGCTGGCATCGGACGTTGTGGTGATTCTTGGGTCGCACGTTGATCGCGAACTGGATCGCCGGCAACGAATTGCCGAGGATCCATTTGCGGCTTTCGAAGATCAGTTCACAGCTATCGAAAAACGGGTAGAAGACGACGGCGATGAAAACCTGTTTACGGTTCCTGATTTGCCGATGGATGATGCGTTAGAACGGCTACTGCCGGATATGAGTGAAGACCCCGAACTAGCCGCTGAGCTTCGGGCTATTACCGAAGAGAGCGTGGCTGCAACGAAGATCGATCATCTAGTGTCAATGTATGAGACGTTGTCTGCTATCCCAGAAGGCATTATGGATGTCACGATTACGAATGATGCGGCACCTGCGTGGTTGGCGGCAATGAACGATATTCGGTTGGTGTTGTCGATGCGGCTAGAGATCGCTGACGACGACGATGCGGCACGTATCTATGAGCGGGCTGGGGTTTTCACCGGGACGAGTTCGCGTGACACATCTGGCTTACCGCCGATAGAAACTCAAGAAGATATGATGGCTGTGCTTTATGCCATGGTGACCTGGTGGCAAGAGTCACTGATAAGCGCAGTTCGCCATAAGTCGCTTCGCGGGTAA
- the murI gene encoding glutamate racemase codes for MNSARNDAPIGVFDSGVGGLTVARAIIDQLPNESVTYIGDTANCPYGPRPIAQVRELALNVMDHLVATGVKMLVIACNTASSAVLHDARERYTVQQGIPVVEVIRPAARAAVRATRNGKVGVIATQATIRSGAYEDAFAAVPDLQITSAVAPRFVEFAEAGITTGADLMNTARDYLAPIKVAGVDTLVLGCTHYPFLSGAIGYVMGEDVLLVSSADETAKDVYRGLTESDLLRAPSSEKPIYQFNVTGADDSFRVLARRFLGPKVSHVSHVDIPSAHPNPAS; via the coding sequence ATGAATAGTGCACGCAATGACGCCCCGATTGGGGTCTTCGATTCCGGGGTCGGGGGCCTGACTGTTGCGCGCGCCATTATTGATCAGCTCCCGAACGAATCAGTGACCTATATTGGTGATACAGCTAATTGCCCGTATGGCCCGCGCCCGATTGCGCAAGTGCGTGAACTAGCGTTGAATGTGATGGATCATCTGGTTGCAACCGGCGTAAAAATGCTGGTGATTGCATGTAATACTGCATCGTCAGCAGTTTTGCATGACGCTCGGGAGCGGTACACCGTTCAACAGGGAATCCCGGTTGTTGAAGTGATCCGTCCCGCGGCGCGAGCAGCAGTCCGCGCCACTCGTAATGGAAAAGTTGGCGTGATTGCTACCCAAGCGACGATCCGATCTGGGGCTTATGAGGATGCGTTTGCGGCTGTTCCTGATCTGCAGATAACCTCCGCTGTGGCCCCACGATTCGTAGAATTTGCAGAAGCAGGTATAACTACCGGTGCTGATCTGATGAATACCGCCAGAGACTATTTAGCACCAATCAAAGTAGCCGGCGTGGACACATTGGTTCTTGGATGTACGCACTATCCGTTCCTTTCTGGTGCTATTGGTTACGTGATGGGCGAGGATGTTCTGCTGGTTTCATCTGCTGATGAGACTGCGAAAGATGTCTATCGGGGACTGACTGAATCAGATCTGTTACGTGCCCCAAGTTCAGAAAAGCCGATTTATCAGTTTAATGTGACCGGCGCTGATGATTCATTCCGGGTCTTGGCTCGCCGGTTCTTAGGCCCAAAGGTATCTCATGTTTCGCATGTTGACATTCCATCTGCTCACCCTAATCCCGCCTCTTGA
- a CDS encoding MBL fold metallo-hydrolase, with product MKLTIIGCSGSMSGKDSPASSYLLQAEGKDESGLQRTFSIVLDFGPGAMGRLLRYVDPAMIDAMFFSHLHADHCADMVGMQVYRRWYPEGALPQIPVYSPGDGAARVRGLSADDPAETYETEFDFHAVGPGNIVHVGPFSVEFFAAYHTVPALSLRITGPSEDPDLGRPAVLTFTGDTDTCDSVIDAERDADLVLSEAAFEEGRDTVRGVHLTGVRAGQMAAEAGAKRLVLTHLQPWTNPRKNAADARSVFDGDVHVASAGDVYTL from the coding sequence GTGAAACTCACAATTATTGGTTGCTCTGGTTCGATGTCTGGCAAAGATTCGCCGGCGTCGTCGTATTTACTCCAAGCCGAAGGCAAAGATGAGTCAGGACTGCAACGAACGTTCTCGATCGTGCTTGATTTTGGGCCAGGAGCGATGGGACGGTTGTTGCGCTATGTTGATCCCGCGATGATAGATGCAATGTTCTTTTCGCATCTTCATGCTGATCATTGTGCAGACATGGTAGGTATGCAGGTATACCGACGCTGGTATCCCGAGGGTGCATTGCCACAGATACCGGTATATTCTCCTGGCGATGGGGCCGCGCGAGTTCGGGGACTGTCAGCTGATGATCCGGCTGAAACCTATGAAACTGAATTCGATTTTCACGCCGTTGGGCCGGGAAATATTGTTCATGTTGGTCCGTTCAGCGTTGAATTCTTCGCCGCCTATCACACGGTACCAGCCTTATCGTTACGGATTACCGGACCTTCTGAAGACCCGGACCTGGGCCGACCGGCCGTTCTCACCTTTACTGGAGACACCGATACCTGCGACAGCGTTATCGACGCCGAACGCGACGCCGATCTTGTTCTTTCTGAAGCAGCGTTCGAAGAAGGGCGTGATACGGTTCGCGGAGTGCACCTAACGGGTGTGCGAGCTGGACAGATGGCAGCTGAAGCCGGTGCGAAGCGTTTGGTACTCACGCATCTGCAACCATGGACGAATCCTAGGAAGAATGCGGCAGACGCGCGCAGTGTTTTCGACGGCGATGTTCACGTGGCTAGTGCTGGGGATGTCTACACCCTCTAG
- a CDS encoding cupredoxin domain-containing protein, which yields MVTEEEDDKADVPDGKLFRTRPVQVITTSQKVIHTGFRPEQKIMAGLESMLQKLARLSESYVISHIDQKDPVLQTVHRGG from the coding sequence GTGGTAACTGAAGAGGAAGACGATAAAGCAGATGTTCCAGATGGGAAGCTATTCCGTACCCGACCAGTGCAAGTGATCACCACATCTCAGAAAGTCATACATACGGGTTTTCGGCCGGAACAGAAAATAATGGCGGGTCTAGAATCAATGTTGCAGAAATTAGCGCGCTTGTCTGAGTCGTATGTTATCTCCCATATTGATCAAAAAGACCCCGTACTGCAAACAGTTCATCGAGGTGGATAA
- a CDS encoding ArsR family transcriptional regulator — translation MDNDCSTILWVLAQAELFSGGTAMERRELEHHVKKSTPTISRHIKHLAEEGWVEVVSQRPVTMRLSDEGMSRLGLR, via the coding sequence GTGGATAATGATTGTTCGACGATTTTATGGGTTCTTGCCCAAGCAGAATTGTTTTCCGGTGGGACTGCGATGGAACGTCGAGAATTAGAACACCACGTAAAGAAATCGACTCCTACGATCAGCCGTCACATTAAGCATCTTGCAGAAGAAGGATGGGTAGAAGTGGTGTCTCAACGTCCCGTCACTATGAGGCTGTCCGACGAGGGTATGTCTCGGCTCGGCCTGCGGTAG